The sequence CCAGTTGTGACCCGGTAGTCGCCAATGATGATTATGCCTTTGTCACGCTAAGATCCGGTAACTTTTGCCAGCAAGGCGTGAACCTTTTGGAAGTACTGGACATCACCGATCCATCATTGCCAAAACTGCTCAAGTCCTACCCAATGGACAATCCTCACGGCTTGGGCCTAGCGGGAGATTACCTCTATGTTTGTGAAGGCGAATACGGACTGAAGAGCTTTAATGTATCCGATGTCCTGAAAATTGACGAAAACCAACTGGAGCACCTGAAAGGGCTGAATGCCTTTGACCTCATCCCAGGCCCCAAATCGCTTATCGTCATTGGCAACAGTGTCATCACACAATACGATTACAGTACTCCCAGCAAACTCAAACAACTGAGTACCATCACAATCAAATAAAATCCTCTGCGCTAAACCGGCACAATATGAAATTTACTTTTAAGGCTATTAGTTGGACTGTTTTAACTTTGGTGATAATGCTTTTTTTCAAAGGAAGTGGCTGTGCGCAGTCACTTCCTTTCTCAAACCATACCGAAATAGGCCTCCTTCAAAACAACCAAGCCATTGGCCCGCACACTTCCTTTACGTTCCAAACGTTTAACGGCGTAAAAGCAAACCGTTGGCTAAGCCTGGGATTCACCACTGGGGTAGATACCTATCAAGAAATCGAGATTATCCCTCTCGCTCTTGGCGCAAGAGGAGAGGTTCCCTCAGACACCAAATTTTCCACCTTATTTGGTCTGGACATCGGATTGGGAAGCCCAATTTTCGAAAAGGATACGGACACCGCCTGGACAGAGGGAGGGTTTTTATTTAACCCTATCGTCGGTTTACTGATGAAAACGGGCGGAAAAGCCAAAATCAGTCTTACCGCAGGCTACAAAAGGCAGATATTTTATGAATACACAGGAGTCCTCGACCCCACCAACACCGCTACTGAAAATGGACTTCCAGATGGATACCGATCGGTCAATCAGGACAAATTCATCTTTAATCGGGCATCTATAAGATTGGGAGTATTTTTCTAATTAGTTGGCAGATAAAAAGTGGCAGGTTATTTTTGAAGGATAATTGCAAGTTTTAAAAGCCATTTCCATTTTCAATTCATAAATGGCCGACACTTCATTCCTGATATTCCATGATGAGAAAACCCCTCTTCTTGGCATTCGCCCTGCTATTCACTTGGGCATGCAGCAGCCCAAAGGAACAAAAAGGCAGCGCTGAACTACAAGAAATAACGTTAGACTATGCCGTAGGCTTTGACCTCTATCAAGGAGCGGGGTACAAAGTAGTGGAAGTCTCCAAGGGATTCCCCGGTAACCACCAACCCTTTCGTTACTTGGTGAAAGAAGATACTACCATTGAAGTGCCTGAAGAAAACTACGATGCGGTCATTGAAGTGGATGTACAAACGGTCATCTTGACCTCCACCACACAAGTGCCCCATTTGGTCGCACTGGAGATCCCCGACCGCCTCATTGCCTTTCCAAACCTCGACCTGATCTCCTCCATGCCCATCCGAAAGCGCATCGATGAGGGGACGGTAGACGAGCTGGGAAGTGGTGCACAATACAATACCGAGAAAATCATTGACCTATCCCCTGACTTACTGGTGATATCCACCCTTGGCGATAACCTCAAGGACTTGCAGCTAATGAGCAAGGCCAACATCCCGGCTGTCATCAATGGCGACTATGTCGAACAGCACCCTTTGGGCAGGGCGGAGTGGATCAAATTCACCGGAGCATTAACGGGCAGGCTCAAGGAAGCAACCGCCTATTTTGACAACATCAAAAGCAACTACCTCAACCTTAAGAAAGCGGTTCAGGACACCACCTTTTCCGCTGTCCCAACTGTTTTGAGCGGAAACATGTACCGTGACATTTGGTATGCCCCATCCGGCAACAACTGGGGAGCCATTTTTCTGGAAGATGCAGGTGCCGACTATATTTTCAAGGATCAGGAAAGCGCCGGAAGCCTGCAATTGAGCTATGAAACGGTACTGGACAAGGGACTGAATGCAGACATTTGGATCAGCACCGCTGAATTTGGCTCCTTGGCACAAATGGCCGCTGCCGATGCCCGCTACACCCAGTTCAGTGCTTTCCAAACAGGAAACGTCTATACATTTGCCAACACTCGGGGGGCTACCGGTGGCCTGGAGTATTTCGAATTGGGCTACACACGACCGGATATCATCCTGAAAGACTTGATAAAAATCTTCCACCCCGGCCTTATCCCCGATTATGAACCTTATTTTTACCAAAAGCTAAAATAATCCCGGTCTTTGGAAAAAGGAACCAGTCATATCGCTGTAAAAACGCTCTTGTCGATCGGATTGCTTTTGGTGCTGTTTCTGGTCAATATCAGCATGGGCTCTGTCCATATTCCCCTTGGGGATGTGCTGGACGCCCTGACCGGGAAAGACATGGCCAAGGCAAGCTGGCAGACCATCCTTTTTGAATACCGGATTCCCAAAGCCTTTACTGCCTTGGTCGCAGGCGTCGGACTTTCGGTCAGCGGTCTCCAAATGCAGTCTTTTTTCCGAAATCCCTTGGCAGGTCCCTTTGTCTTGGGCATCAGTTCAGGAGCAGGATTAGGTGTGGCGCTTTTGATATTGGGCGGAAGTGCTTTTGGTTGGTCGCTTACCAACAGCACCGGAAGTTATTTGTCTTGGGGCATCTGGGGAGTGATCATCGCCGGCAGTGTCGGTGCCATCTTGATATTGCTCCTTATGAGCTTTACCGCCTGGAGGGTAAAAAGCAGTGCGACCTTGCTTATCATCGGGCTGATGTTCGGAAGCGCATCGGGCGCCATAGTAAGTGTCCTTTCCTATTTTGGCAACGCGGAAGACCTTAAGCTGTTTACCATCTGGTCGATGGGCAGCCTCGGCGGGATCAGCGGGGGACAGCTCCAAGTGTTTGCGGGAGTGGCCGTCCTGGGACTTATCCCAGTCATTCTCCAAATCAAATCCTATAACGCCATGCTGATGGGAGAGCGCTACGCCAAAAGCATGGGCATCAACATCCGTGCATTGCGATGGACCATGATTTTGAGCACCGGCATTTTGGCCGGAAGCGCAACGGCCTTTTGTGGCCCCATAGCGTTTATCGGCATTGCCGTACCCCACTTGGCAAGGATTCTCTTCAGGACCAGTGACCACAGGGTACTCTTCCCTGCCACGGCCTTGATCGGCGCATCCTTTTTATTGGTAAGTGATGCCATCAGCCAGTTGCCCGGATTTGCAGAAACCTTGCCTGTCAACATCATCACCTCGCTCTTTGGAGCTCCACTGGTGATCTGGTTGATCTTGAAACGAAACTTTATTAGTGATTTTTGATGGACAAGGCCAATTACATACTGGAAGGAAAAAACGTCGCGATCGGATATCGAAAAGGAAAATACCCCCTAAAGGTGAGCGAACACCTTGATTTCCAACTTTCCGCCGGGAAGCTCACGTGCCTGCTGGGGCCAAACGGCGTAGGAAAATCCACCTTGATCAAAACCCTCATGGGCCAACTCCCTCCCTTGGCAGGTGACATTACTTTTGCGGGAATCCCTTTACACCAACAGCACCCACGGCAACTGGCCCAAAAAATCAGCGTCGTCCTGACCGACAGGATCACCGCCGGCAACCTGACGGTACAGCAACTAGTAGCCTTGGGACGGACTCCCTTTACCAACTGGCTGGGAAAGCTCTCCTCCGAGGACCAACACATCATCAAAGAAGCCCTCCAGGCCACCAAAACCCTCTACCTGAAAGATCAGCTGATCAGCGAAATCAGTGATGGCCAACTTCAGAAAGTCATGATTGCACGGGCGCTGGCCCAGGACGGCCAGCTGATTATCCTGGATGAACCTACCGCCCATCTGGATCTCATCAACCGCTATGAGACCATGCACCTCTTGCGTGAAATCACCAAGCGACAGGGAAAATCCATTTTAGTCGTCACACATGACCTGGAAATTGCCGTAGAAACTGCCGACCACCTGTGGATCATGCAATGTGGCGAGCCCTTGACCACCGGAACGCCCGAAGACCTGATCATTTCCGACAAGATCAATTTGCTTACCACTGGATCTGGACTTGCTTTTGACAAGAACACGGGGAAAATCAGGCTCACCAGCCCTCGGGACCTTATCAACATTCAAGGCCCTCCCCACCTTGTCCAATGGCTGAAACTTGCCCTGCTTAAAAATGGAATCACCCTTCCCCAGCGCATTGTTATCAATGTCACCGATGCCCCACCAACCTTTGGCATTACAGGGGATGGCTATACAGAAACGGTGCATGATATTCAGTCGGTCATTTCACGACTCCATGAACGCTTGGACAGCGACAGCCATTCTTAAGCACATAGCATGATGCCCGGCACCAGCCCATAAAGCGGTATAGTACCGCCCCGATAAGCCAATTTCCTCGGGACAACCACAAAATAACAAACCGTCTATTGTTCCTGAAAAAATGGTTTCTTAAAGGCTTATCCTGACCATTTTACAACCAAAAACTATTAACCCTATCTTTTTTATAGGGTTTTATTTTTCTTGAAACAATTTTCCTTTATATTTGTCATACTAATAATTGCGATGACAAAAGAACAATTTAGTCAATATTCGTTTTTGCTGGACAGGACCGCCAGAAGGGTAAAGCAATACGCCCAGCAAAAATTTAAGGTAGGGGATTTTGATGTCACCGTGGACCAATGGCTTGTGCTTAAGCACTTGGCCGAAAACGAGGCTTTAAGCCAGACGGAATTGGCCACTTTGGTGTTCAAGGATCAACCTACCTTGACCAGGATTATCGACATACTATGCAAGAAGGGGTATGTCCAGCGAGTGCAGCACCCTGAAGATCGAAGGAGTTTCCAACTGCTGCTTACCACCGCAGGAGAGGAAAAAGTAGCGGAGCTCAAGCCCAAAATAAGCGGCATTCGGGAAAAAGCTTGGGAAAACTTGGGCCAAAAGGATTTTGAAGAATTCAAGCGGATTCTTAATACGATCTACACTAATTTAGAATAGTTTTAAATAAAACATGGAATTACCTGTTTTCCTCTTTATATTTGCACGGAAAACCGAACAATTCCAATCACTTAAGGAAAGTAACTACATAATTTTACCATGATAACAACTGACATTTGCATCGTCGGAGCAGGACCTGTAGGATTATTCACTGTATTTGAAGCAGGTTTGTTGAAAATGCGTTGTCACCTGATTGACGCATTGCCACAGGTAGGGGGGCAGCTCTCTGAAATATATCCGCAGAAACCTATTTATGATATTCCGGGCTATCCTGAGGTAAAGGCTCAGGAATTGGTGGACAACCTGATGAAACAAATCGAACCGTTCAATCCTAGTTTTACCTTAGGTGAGCGTGTGGATTACCTTGCCAAGCAAGATGACGGTTCATTTGTGATCACCACCAGTGACAAGACCAAGGTCCACGCACAGGTCATTGTCATTGCCGGCGGATTGGGTTGTTTCGAACCGAGAAAGCCTGTTTTGGAGAACCTGGAAAACTTCGAAGGAAAGGGCATCACTTATATGGTGAAGGACCCTGAGCAGTTCCGTGACAAAAAAGTCATCCTAGCCGGTGGTGGGGACTCTGCATTGGACTGGACCATCTTCCTTTCGGATGTCGCTGAAAAAGTAACGTTGGTGCACAGAAACGAAACTTTCCGAGGAGCTCCTGATTCTGCTGCCAAGGTATTTGACATGGCCAATAACGGAAAAATCGACCTTATCCTAAGCTCAAACCTGACTAAAATCTCAGGCAACGGCCACCTTCAGAGCGTGTCGATGAAAAACAAAGCCAAGGAAGAAATCACCGTGGACGCCGATTACCTAATTCCTCTATTTGGCCTTAGTCCAAAACTGGGGCCAATTGCTGAATGGGGATTGAACATCGATAAAAACGCTATTGAAGTTGATACGACAGATTACTCCACCAATGTAGAACGAATCTATGCCGTGGGCGACATCAACACCTATGAAAACAAGCTAAAACTGATCCTTTGTGGGTTCCACGAAGCAGCCTTGATGTGCCACAGCGCATTTAAATATGTCTATCCGGATCAAAAATTAAGCTTTAAATACACCACGGTTAATGGCGTAAATGCATTTTAATTGTAAATTTGCGGTATGGTAACATTTGAAGTAGAAGATCACGACGGCAACCGTCAGCCGATAGAAGCTCCGGATGATATGGGGCTGAGCTTAATGGAAGTTTTGAAAGCTTCCGAGTATCCTGTTTTGGCCACTTGTGGCGGCATGGCACTTTGTGCCACGTGTCATGTGGAAGTACTTGGTGGAAAAGACGGTCTGGGAGAAGCCACGGATGTGGAACTCGACCAACTGGAGGCCCTGCCAGAAATGTACGACACCAGCAGGCTTGCTTGTCAAATCAGGATCAGCGACGAACTGGAAGGAGCCGTCTTCAAGCTAAGAGGAGAAGACCAATAAATAAAAATCAACATTATCTAAAGGCAAACCATTACATTTGGTTCGCCTTTTTTATTTTTACGCCGTTAAGATAAAGGGCTTCCCCAACAGCCATTGACCTGATGCCCTTTCAGCACTAGCCTGGGATCAAGCAATATTTCTGGCAGGATGATTTTTGGCTCTTATGAAAGAAAATTTCAAACCGCTAAAACGATGGTTTTCCTCCATCCGCACGAACGGGTTTTAGCGGGAAGTTATGGAGAATAGGGCGGTCAATGCGGCTAAAACGGAAAACGTTGGTTGGGTTAATTTACCATGGGCTTCACCCATGGCTAGGAATGTGCCGCCCCTTCGGGGCTAACTTTCGAGGTTACATCATACACAATAACACGGATTTGCCATTTCTTAAGCATCCTATCTGTGTTTATTATCGTTCATCCGCGACCAAACAGCAACCAAAGGTAGCAAAGAACATATTTACCATGTATCAAGTACTTTTTCCAAGCTTCTTTCTTATTCTTCTATTAGAACCGACATTATCCGAATGGCCGCTTTGGTCAACACCGTCCCTGGCCCAAAGACCTCCAGCACACCTTTTTCTTTTAGAAATTCATAATCATGCGGAGGAATGACACCTCCTGCCACCACCAAAATATCAGGCCGCCCCATTTCCTCCAGTGCTATGATCAGTTGGGGAATGAGTACCTTGTGTCCACCAGCCAGTGAAGAGGCTCCGACCAAGTGGACATCGTTTTCCACTGCTTGCTTGGCCACCTCTTCGGGTGTCTGAAACAAAGGGCCAATATCCACATCAAACCCCATGTCCGCCATTCCTGAGGCAATAACCTTCGCCCCACGGTCATGGCCGTCCTGGCCCATCTTGGCAATCAGGATCCGGGGCCTTCGCCCTTCCAGTTTTTCAAACCTTGCCGTTAGTGTCAGCGCTTCCTTGAACAACTCATCATTCCCAGCCTCTGAAGAATAGACTCCTGAAACTACTTGGTTCTTTGCACGATGACGTCCATACACTTTTTCCATAGCCATTGATATTTCTCCTAAAGTAGCTCTTTCTCGAGCAGCTTCTACTGACAATTCCAACAAATTCCCCTCTCCTGATTTGGCCGCCTGGGTAATCGCCTCCAAGCTTCGGGCAACTGCCGCTGCATCCCGATCATTCTTGAGCTGGGAAAGCCTGGCCTGCTGCTGTTTCAGCACTGCCTCATTGTCCACCTCCAGAATATCAAAATCTTCCTCCTCGTCCACTAAGAAACGGTTTACCCCCACCACTATTTCCTTACCTTGATCCACCTTGGCCTGTCTGCGGGCTGCGGCTTCTTCTATCATTTGCTTGGGCAATCCTGCCTCGATGGCCTTGGCCATTCCTCCCATTTTCTCCACTTCCTGTAAATGCGCCCAAGCCTTCTTCACCAAGTCTTCGGTCAGCTCCTCCAGCAAAACGCTCCCTCCCCAAGGATCCACGACCTTCCGAAGGCCATATTCCTCACGAAGGAT comes from Echinicola vietnamensis DSM 17526 and encodes:
- a CDS encoding ABC transporter substrate-binding protein gives rise to the protein MMRKPLFLAFALLFTWACSSPKEQKGSAELQEITLDYAVGFDLYQGAGYKVVEVSKGFPGNHQPFRYLVKEDTTIEVPEENYDAVIEVDVQTVILTSTTQVPHLVALEIPDRLIAFPNLDLISSMPIRKRIDEGTVDELGSGAQYNTEKIIDLSPDLLVISTLGDNLKDLQLMSKANIPAVINGDYVEQHPLGRAEWIKFTGALTGRLKEATAYFDNIKSNYLNLKKAVQDTTFSAVPTVLSGNMYRDIWYAPSGNNWGAIFLEDAGADYIFKDQESAGSLQLSYETVLDKGLNADIWISTAEFGSLAQMAAADARYTQFSAFQTGNVYTFANTRGATGGLEYFELGYTRPDIILKDLIKIFHPGLIPDYEPYFYQKLK
- a CDS encoding iron ABC transporter permease, translated to MEKGTSHIAVKTLLSIGLLLVLFLVNISMGSVHIPLGDVLDALTGKDMAKASWQTILFEYRIPKAFTALVAGVGLSVSGLQMQSFFRNPLAGPFVLGISSGAGLGVALLILGGSAFGWSLTNSTGSYLSWGIWGVIIAGSVGAILILLLMSFTAWRVKSSATLLIIGLMFGSASGAIVSVLSYFGNAEDLKLFTIWSMGSLGGISGGQLQVFAGVAVLGLIPVILQIKSYNAMLMGERYAKSMGINIRALRWTMILSTGILAGSATAFCGPIAFIGIAVPHLARILFRTSDHRVLFPATALIGASFLLVSDAISQLPGFAETLPVNIITSLFGAPLVIWLILKRNFISDF
- a CDS encoding ABC transporter ATP-binding protein, with protein sequence MDKANYILEGKNVAIGYRKGKYPLKVSEHLDFQLSAGKLTCLLGPNGVGKSTLIKTLMGQLPPLAGDITFAGIPLHQQHPRQLAQKISVVLTDRITAGNLTVQQLVALGRTPFTNWLGKLSSEDQHIIKEALQATKTLYLKDQLISEISDGQLQKVMIARALAQDGQLIILDEPTAHLDLINRYETMHLLREITKRQGKSILVVTHDLEIAVETADHLWIMQCGEPLTTGTPEDLIISDKINLLTTGSGLAFDKNTGKIRLTSPRDLINIQGPPHLVQWLKLALLKNGITLPQRIVINVTDAPPTFGITGDGYTETVHDIQSVISRLHERLDSDSHS
- a CDS encoding MarR family winged helix-turn-helix transcriptional regulator, giving the protein MTKEQFSQYSFLLDRTARRVKQYAQQKFKVGDFDVTVDQWLVLKHLAENEALSQTELATLVFKDQPTLTRIIDILCKKGYVQRVQHPEDRRSFQLLLTTAGEEKVAELKPKISGIREKAWENLGQKDFEEFKRILNTIYTNLE
- a CDS encoding NAD(P)/FAD-dependent oxidoreductase; its protein translation is MITTDICIVGAGPVGLFTVFEAGLLKMRCHLIDALPQVGGQLSEIYPQKPIYDIPGYPEVKAQELVDNLMKQIEPFNPSFTLGERVDYLAKQDDGSFVITTSDKTKVHAQVIVIAGGLGCFEPRKPVLENLENFEGKGITYMVKDPEQFRDKKVILAGGGDSALDWTIFLSDVAEKVTLVHRNETFRGAPDSAAKVFDMANNGKIDLILSSNLTKISGNGHLQSVSMKNKAKEEITVDADYLIPLFGLSPKLGPIAEWGLNIDKNAIEVDTTDYSTNVERIYAVGDINTYENKLKLILCGFHEAALMCHSAFKYVYPDQKLSFKYTTVNGVNAF
- a CDS encoding 2Fe-2S iron-sulfur cluster-binding protein, with the protein product MVTFEVEDHDGNRQPIEAPDDMGLSLMEVLKASEYPVLATCGGMALCATCHVEVLGGKDGLGEATDVELDQLEALPEMYDTSRLACQIRISDELEGAVFKLRGEDQ